The following are encoded in a window of Halosolutus halophilus genomic DNA:
- a CDS encoding site-specific integrase — translation MTDSDPRAEVDTLRERLRSNGEDARYVQFEADRRHLLKFSDNIRLVPSEIGEHRHLKLLRHCTRMATLAPPPSIEEFKDNDELDQADITTEEDVEELLEENGLLGLTLEYRAAAEAIARWINDEYTNEHTNQDYRTALRSFARYRLKLDEPPESVDWIPTGTSNDFDPVPSERDLLTHDDVQAMIENGSRNPRDEALFAVQFEAGLRGGELYDLRVGDVFDGEHSVGLHVDGKEGERTVHLITSVPYLQRWLTDHPTPDDDQAWLWSKLSSADRPSYATFLNYFKYAAERVDVTKDVTPTAFRKSNTRWLILQNFSTARIEDRQGRKRGSEHTARYMARFGEESNERAYAQLHGLEVESDEPEDVAPVPCPRCGEDTPSDRDFCIHCHQSLDHEANELVDEVREILDDRSIEAPDPEDRREFVSARRTIEEKPHVMDKEGLQEFVTSLSEAKSE, via the coding sequence ATGACAGATTCCGACCCTCGTGCGGAGGTCGATACTCTTCGCGAACGCCTCCGATCGAACGGGGAAGACGCTCGGTACGTCCAGTTCGAGGCCGATCGTCGACACCTCCTGAAGTTCTCCGACAACATCCGGCTCGTTCCCTCGGAGATCGGCGAACATCGCCATCTCAAACTCCTCCGCCACTGCACGCGGATGGCTACTCTCGCGCCGCCGCCCTCGATCGAAGAGTTCAAGGACAACGACGAGCTCGACCAGGCAGATATCACGACCGAAGAGGACGTCGAGGAACTCCTCGAGGAGAACGGTCTGCTCGGACTCACGCTTGAGTACCGCGCCGCCGCGGAGGCGATCGCCCGCTGGATCAACGACGAATACACCAACGAGCATACCAACCAGGACTACCGAACGGCTCTCCGATCGTTCGCTCGGTATCGGCTCAAACTGGACGAGCCTCCTGAAAGCGTCGACTGGATTCCAACCGGGACGAGTAACGACTTCGATCCCGTTCCGTCCGAGCGCGACCTCCTCACTCATGACGACGTCCAAGCGATGATCGAAAACGGTTCTCGAAATCCTCGTGACGAGGCACTGTTCGCAGTCCAGTTCGAGGCGGGTCTCCGCGGTGGCGAACTCTACGACCTTCGCGTCGGCGACGTCTTCGACGGCGAGCACTCGGTCGGCCTCCACGTCGACGGAAAGGAAGGTGAACGGACTGTCCACCTCATCACGTCGGTCCCATACCTGCAGCGATGGCTGACCGATCACCCGACTCCGGACGACGACCAGGCTTGGCTCTGGAGCAAGCTCTCTTCGGCCGACCGGCCCAGCTACGCCACGTTCCTGAACTACTTCAAGTATGCTGCGGAACGCGTCGACGTCACAAAGGACGTCACGCCGACCGCCTTCCGGAAGTCGAACACACGGTGGCTCATCCTGCAGAACTTCTCGACTGCTCGAATCGAAGACCGCCAGGGCCGCAAACGTGGATCCGAGCACACTGCTCGGTACATGGCCCGCTTCGGCGAAGAATCGAACGAGCGCGCGTACGCGCAACTCCACGGCCTCGAGGTCGAATCCGACGAACCCGAAGACGTTGCACCGGTCCCCTGTCCGCGGTGTGGCGAAGACACCCCCAGTGATCGAGACTTCTGTATCCACTGTCACCAGAGTCTCGACCACGAAGCGAACGAACTCGTCGACGAGGTCCGCGAAATCCTCGACGATCGATCGATCGAAGCCCCCGATCCCGAAGACCGACGGGAGTTCGTCTCCGCCCGACGAACGATCGAGGAAAAGCCCCACGTCATGGACAAAGAGGGACTTCAAGAGTTCGTCACCTCCTTATCCGAGGCGAAGTCCGAGTGA